A window of Streptomyces sp. NBC_01689 genomic DNA:
GTTCGGGGAGCGGTCGACGGCCGTCGAGGTGGCGACCAGTACGAGGTCGATGTCGTCCGGGGCCAGTCCGGCCGTCGCGAGCGCCTTGGCGGCGGCGTGCCCGGCGAGTTCGTCGACGGGTTCGTCGGGTCCGGCGATGTGGCGCGTGCGGATGCCCACCCGGCTCGTGATCCACTCGTCACTGGTGTCGACCAGGGCCGCCAGGTCCTCGTTGGTGAGGACCCTGGCGGGCTGGTAGTGGCCGACGGCCGCGATGCGTGAGCCGTTCATGGGGGGTCTCCCTCGTTGCCTTGGGTGGCGAGATCCTCCAGTCTGATCAGTGACCCATGGGTACGACGTCAGGTGATGCCACAGGAAAGCGGCGCGAGGGTTGTCGGCTTCTGTCAGACCCTCGGACACCCGAGCGCGGTCCGCACAGACGCCCGGACCTCATCCCGTGAACAGCTGCTTGACCTTGAGCACGAGCTCGTACAGGCCGTAGCAGAGCGGTGCCCCCACCCAGAGCCACGAGAAGGCGATCAGGGGCCGCCGGTCAGGCGGACTGCTGGGGCTGGACGGAGTCGTCATCGGCGGCCTCCCTCGGCGCGGGGACGTGGTGGCGTGCGTGGACGGGACGGATCAGCTCGTTGGCGACGAAGCCGACGGCCAGCAGTCCGATCATGATCAGGAACGAGATGTCGTAGAGCTCGGCGCCGTGCTTGCCCGCGTCCTTCTGCCGGTCCGCGATCCAGTTGACGATCAGCGGGCCGAGGACACCGGCCGTGGACCAGGCGGTGAGCAGCCGGCCGTGGATCGCGCCGACCTGGTAGGTCCCGAAGAGATCCTTGAGGTAGGCGGGGACGGTCGCGAAGCCACCCCCGTAGAAGGAGAGGATCACCAGCGCGCAGATGATGAAAAGGGGCTTGGAGGAGTCCCCGAACTGTGAGATCAACAGGTACATCAGCGCGCCCACGCCGAGGTAGACCCGGTAGATGTTCTTGCGCCCGATCAGGTCCGAGGTCGAGGACCAGCCGATCCGGCCCGCCATGTTCGCCGCCGAGAGCAGCGCCACGAAGCCCGCGGCCGCCGAGACCGACACCGGGGTGGACGAGTCCGCGAAGAAGTCCGTGATCATCGGCGCGGCCTTCTCCAGGATGCCGATGCCCGCGGTCACGTTCATGCACAGCACGAGCCACAGGCACCAGAACTGCGGGGTGCGCACCGCGTTCCTGGCCGAGACCTGCACCCCGTCGAGGGGCCCGGGGCGGGCCTCGACGGGCTTCTCGGAGCGCGGCACCCGTACCAGCAGCACGCCGAGCGTCATGAACACGGCGTACGACAGCCCGTGCACCAGGAAGGCGAGGGCGATGCCGGAGGAGTCGGAACCGAAGGACTTCAGCATCTGCGCGGACCACGGGGAGGCGATCAGCGCACCGCCGCCGAATCCCATGATCGCGATGCCGGTGGCCATGCCCGGCCGGTCCGGGAACCACTTGATCAGGGTCGAGACCGGCGAGATGTAGCCGATGCCCAGCCCGATACCGCCGACGAAGCCGTAGCCGAAGACGATCAGCCAGTACTGCTCGGTGGCGGCGCCGAGCGAGGCGATCAGGAAACCGCTGGAGAAGCAGACCAGGGCGACGGTCATCGCCCAGCGCGGACCGTTGCGCTCCACCAGGGTCCCGCCGAACGCGGCGGACAGTCCGAGCATGACGATGCCGAGCTGGAAGGGCAGCGCGCTCTGGGTTCCGCTGAGACCGAGCGCGGATTCGAGCGGTGGCTTGAAGACGCTCCAGGCGTAGGCCTGGCCGATGGAGAGGTGGACCGACAGGGCGGCGGGCGGGACGAGCCAGCGGCTCCAGCCGGGTGGCGCGACAGGGGGACTCATGATCCCGGACGATAGGAAGCGGTTGTCCGGTTGGGAACCCGTACGACATCAACTCGTCGACCGTATGCGGTGAACGGTGTCCGTCGTGCGACGAACGGTCGGCCGGGCGCGTGCGGCGGCCGGAAACGGACCGTCGTGCGGCCCTTGGTCCCGGACCGGCCGCCCCGGCTCCCGCCCCCGCCGCCGGGTCGCGACCCCCTCCGCCGCACGGCACCTCACCGTTCCGGTGCGGCGAGTCGTGCCGATTCGTCCGCCGTGAGCCGGAGGGCGGCCGCCGCCATGTTCTGCGCGAGGTGGTCCGGGTCGCCGGTGCCGGGGATCGCCAGCACATGCGGTCCCTGCCGCAAGGTCCAGGCCAGCCGGACCTGCGCGACGGACGCCTGGTGGGCGCGGGCGACGGCGCGCACCGTCTCGCCGTCCCGGGCGCCCGGACCCGCCTCGCGTCCGGCGCCGGCGATCGCGAAGAACGGCACGAAGGCGAGGCCGAGTTCACCGCAGATCCGCAGCAGGGACGCGTCCTCGGCGGACGCCCCGATCCCGTACGGGTTCTGCACGCACACGACCGGGGCGATGGCCCGGGCCTCGGCCAGTTGCCCGGCGGTGACATGGGAGACGCCGAGGTGGCGGATCAGTCCGGCGTCGCGCAGCTCGGCCAGCGCGCCGAAGTGCTCGGCGATCGAGCCGGTGCGCCGGCTCGGCGGCACCCGCAGGTTCACCACGTCCAGGTGATCGCGGCCGAGTTGGCGCAGGTTCTCCTCGACCTGGCCGCGCAGCTGCGCCGGGTCGGCCCACCACCAGGCGCCCGAGGCGTCCCGTCCCGGCCAGACCTTGGTGGCGATCACCAGGTCCCGCGGGTACGGCGCGAGCGCCCGGTTGATCAGTTCGTTGGCGGAGCGGGTGGCCGAGAAGTAGAACGCGGCGGTGTCGATGTGGTTCACGCCCAGCTCGACCGCCCGCCGGAGCACGGCGATCGACCGCTCACGGTCGCGGGGCACTCCCCCGCCGAAGGGCGCGGTGCCGGTCAGGCGCATCGCGCCGAACCCGATGCGGTTGACGGTCAGGTCGCCGAGTCGCCAGGTGCCCGCGGTTCCCGCGGTGGTCGTACGTGCGCTCATGACAGGGGTCTCCTCTTGCCGGTACGGGGTGGGGAACGCCCGGGCCGAGGGGCGGCTCGGGGCGGCCGGGACGCCCGAGGGGGCCCGGGCGGCCGGGGTGGCCGGGGTGGCGGGCGGGGTGAGCACCGCCGAGTCGGGTCCGCCCGGCGCCGGGACCCGTCGCGGGGCAGGACACGGGAAGGACCGGAGCACACCTCGGGACCGGAACACACCTCGGGACGGCCCGGGTCGCGCTCGGCCCCGGCGGGCCCTGGTCCGGGCATGAAAAAAGCCTTCCGGCGGACAGCGGTCCGCACCGAGAAGGCCTATGTGGTCAGCAGCATCCTAGCGGAGTGCCCGGCGCCTCCACCAGCGGGGTGTCCGACCGGAGCACCCGCCCGTGGGAGGGGGTCCGCGCCGGGTGCTGCGCGAAGCCTTGCCGCCCCAACTTCCATACTGTAGACAATATTTCGTCGACAGAGTTCGGCAGTTCCTCGGTACCCTCGACCGAACGGAGCGAGCCACAGTGAAAGTCGCCGTTCTCGGCGCCGGTGCGATCGGCGCCTATGTCGGGGCCGCGCTGCACCGCGCAGGCGCCGATGTGCATCTCATCGCCCGTGGACCGCATCTCGCGGCCATGAGGCGGCACGGAGTCCAGGTCCACAGTCCGCGCGGCGACTTCACCGCGCGCGCCCACGCCACCGACGACCCGGCCGAAGTCGGGCCCGTCGACTACGTCTTCCTGGGTCTGAAGGCCAACTCGTACGCGGCGTGCGGGCCGCTGATCGAGCCGCTGCTGCACCGGGACACGGCGGTGGTCGCCGCCCAGAACGGCATCCCCTGGTGGTACTTCCACCGGCACGGCGGCCCGCACGACGGCCACCGGGTGGAGAGCGTGGACCCCGACGGCGCGGTCAGCGCGGTACTCGCGCCCGAACGGGCCGTGGGATGCGTGGTGTACGCCGCGACCGAGCTGGAAGGGCCCGGGGTCGTCCGCCACCTGGAGGGCACCCGGTTCTCGATCGGCGAACCCGACCGCTCGCTCTCCCCCCGCTGCCGGACCCTCAGCGAGGCCATGCGGGCGGGCGGCCTCAAGTGCCCCGTCGAGTCCGACCTGCGCAACGACATCTGGCTGAAGCTGCTGGGCAACATCTCCTTCAACCCCATCAGCGCGCTGTCCCGGGCGACCATGCGGCAGATGTGCCTGCACGGCGGGACCCGCAAGGTCATCGAGATCATGATGGCCGAGACACTCGCCGTCGCCCGGGCCCTCGGCTGCGAGGTCGGCGTCTCCATCGAACGCCGGCTGGCCGGCGCCGAACGCGTCGGCGACCACCGCACCTCCACCCTGCAGGACCTGGAACGCGGCAAGCCGCTCGAACTCGACGTGCTGCTCGCGGCCGTCGTGGAACTGGCGGAGATCACCGGGGTCCCGGTCCCCACCCTCCGTACCGTGCACGCACTGTCGGATCTGCTCGCATCGAGGACCGCCGCATGAGGAAACGCGAACCGAGGATCTACACACGGCTCACGCACCCGCTGGTGCGGGACAGCCGGGACGAGCCCTTCCGGCGGGCCACCTGGGACGAGGCCCTGAGCCGCGCGGCCGCCGGACTGCACGCCGCGCGCGGTGCGTTCGGCATGTTCTCCTGCGCCCGCGCCACCAACGAGATGAACTTCGTGGCCCAGAAGTTCGCGCGCGTCGTCATGGGCACCAACAACGTCGACTCCTGCAACCGCACCTGTCACGCCCCGAGCGTCGCCGGTCTCTCCGCGGCCTTCGGCTCGGGCGGCGGGACCTCCTCCTACGCGGAGGTGGAGGAGACCGACCTCGTGGTGATGTGGGGCTCCAACGCCCGCTTCGCGCACCCCATCTTCTTCCAGCACGTGCTGAGGGGGATCAGGAACGGCGCCCGGATGTACGCGGTCGACCCCCGCCGCACCTCGACGGCCGAGTGGGCGGAGGGCTGGCTCGGTCTGAACGTCGGCACCGACATCCCGATGGCGCACGCGATCGGCCGCGAGATCATCCACGCGGGTCTCGTCAACCACGCGTTCGTCCGGCGCGCGACCAGCGGCTTCGAGGAGTACGCGCGGCTCGTGGAACCCTGGACGCTCTCCCTCGCGGAGAAGGTGACCGGCGTACCGGCCGCCGCGATAAGGGAGTTGGCGCACGCCTACGCACGCGCCGAGCGCGCCCAGCTGTGCTGGACCCTCGGCATCACCGAGCACCACAACGGCACCGACAACGTCCGCGCCCTGATCAACCTGTCCCTGCTGACGGGTCACGTGGGCCGCCCCGGCTCCGGGCTGCAACCCCTGCGCGGCCAGAACAACGTGCAGGGCGGCGGCGACATGGGAGCCATCCCCAACCGGCTCCCCGGCTTCCAGGACATCCTCGACCCGGACGCGCGCGCGAAGTTCGAGTCCGCGTGGAACACCGTCATCGAGCCGCACCACGGACTGAACCTGACCGAGATGTTCGAGGCGATGGAGGAGGGCACGCTCAAGGCGGTCTACTGCATCGGGGAGAACCCGGCGCAGTCGGAGGCCGACAGCGAGCAGGCCGTCCGGCGGCTCGGCGCCCTCGACTTCCTCGTCGTCCAGGACATCTTCCTCACCAGGACGGCCGAACTCGCCGACGTGGTGCTGCCGGCGACCGCCGGATGGGCCGAGACGGAGGGCACCACCACCAACAGCGAGCGGCGTGTCCAGCGGGTGCGCGCGGCGGTGACCCCGCCCGGTGAGGCCCGTGAGGACATCGACATCCTCCGCGACCTCGCCGCGCGCCTCGGGCACGAGTGGAAGTACGACGACTCCGAGGCCGTCTGGGACGAACTGCGCTCCCTCTCCCCCGACCACCACGGGATGACGTACGCGCGGCTGGAGGAGGAGCAGGGCATCCAGTGGCCCTGCCCGGACCCGACCCGCCTCGAACCACCGCACCTGCACGGCCGGTTGTGGGCCGACGACCCCGCCGAACGCGGCCGGCGCGCACCCTTCGGCCTCGTCGCGCACGACCCGCCGGTGGACCTGACGGACGAGACGTACCCGATCCGTCTCACCACCGGACGGCGGCTCGACTCGTACAACACCGGTGTGCAGAGCGGCGGTTTCGCCTCACCGCTGCGGCGCGGCGAGTACGTCGAGCTGTGCCCGGAGGACGCGGAGCGCTACGGGGTCGTGGTGGGCGAGGAGGTCCAGGTCTCCTCGCGCCGCGGCAGCGTGCGGGCGCCCGTGTGGATCGACACCGCCCTGCGCCCCGGGCTCGCGTTCATGACGATGCACTTTCCCGACGACGTGGACACCAACCGGCTGACGATCGAGGCGAACTGCCCGATCGCGGGGACGGCGGAGTTCAAGGCGTCGGCGATCCGGATCGACAAGCTGCCGGTCACGGCCGTGAGGAGCTGAGGCGGGACATGGATCTGCACTTCGGTGACAGCAAGCCCTCGGACGAGGAACGGGCCGCCGTCGACGCGCTGCTCGGCCCTCCGGAGTCCTCGTGGGAGGGCGCCGACCGGTCCGACGCCGACCTCAGGTGGGCGCGCGGTGGCCGCGAGGCACGCGCGCGCCGGGACCTGCTGCTGCCGGGGCTGCACGCCGTCAACGACCGGGTCGGCTGGATCAGCGAGGGCGCGCTCGCCTATCTGTGCCGCCGGCTGACCGTCCCCCCGGCGGAGGCGTACGGCGTCGCGACGTTCTACGCGATGTTCTCGGTGAAGCCGCGCCCGGCGACCGTGCTGCACGTCTGCACGGACCTCGCGTGCCTGGCGGCGGGGGCACCGGAGCTGTGCGAGGGGGTCGAGTCCCGGCTCGGCCCCGGCAGCGGGGTGAGCGTGCAGCGCGGCCCGTGCCTCGGTCTGTGCGAGCGGGCCCCGGCCGCGCTCGCCATCAGGGCGGGTGATCCGGTGCGTACCGCCGTGGCGGCGCCCGCCACCGTCGAGCGGGCCGTGCTGGCGGCGAGCGCGCCCGGGTCGGCGGCCGGGGAACCGCCCGCGGAGCGGGCCCTCCCCCAGGCCGGCGACCCCTCCCTGATCCTGCTGCGCCGCGTCGGCGTGGTCGATCCCGCGGACCTGGACGACTACCGGGCGCACGGCGGGTACACCGCGCTGCGCCGGGCCTTCGCGCTCGGGCCCGCCGGCGTCGTCCGCGAGGTGACCGAGTCGGGCCTGGTCGGGCGGGGCGGCGCGGCCTTCCCCACCGGCCGCAAGTGGCAGGCCACGGCGTCCCGGCCGGAGACCCCGCACTATCTGGTGTGCAACGCCGACGAGTCCGAACCGGGCACCTTCAAGGACCGGGTGCTCATGGAGGGTGACCCGTACGCGCTCGTCGAGGCGATGACGGTCGCCGGCTACGCGACCGGCGCACACCAGGGCTATCTGTACCTGCGGGGCGAGTACCCGCGCGCCCTGCGCCGCATGGAGCACGCCATCGGCCGGGCCCGTGCGCGGGGGCTGCTCGGCGACGACGTGCTCGGCCAGGGGTACGCCTTCGACATCGAGATCCGGCGCGGCGCGGGCGCGTACGTCTGCGGCGAGGAGACCGCCCTGTTCAACTCGATCGAGGGCCACCGGGGCGAGCCGCGCACCAAGCCGCCCTTCCCCGTGGAGAAGGGCCTGTTCGGCAGGCCCACCGCCGAGAACAACGTCGAGACGCTGGTGAACGTCCTGCCGGTCCTGACCATGGGCGCCGAGGCGTACGCGGCGATCGGCACCGCGGGCTCCACCGGTCCGAAGCTGTACTGCGTGTCGGGGAGCGTGGAGCGTCCCGGCGTCTGGGAACTGCCCTTCGGGGCGACGCTGCGCGAGTTGCTGGAGCGGGCGGGCGTGCGGGAGGGCCTGCGGGCGGTGCTGCTCGGCGGCGCGGCCGGCGGTTTCGTACGGCCCGACGAGCTGGACGTGCCGCTCACCTTCGAAGGCACCCGGGAGGCGGGCACGACCCTCGGCTCGGGTGTGGTCATGGCCTTCGACGACACCGTCCCCCTCCCACGTCTGCTGTTGCGGATCGCCGCGTTCTTCCGCGACGAGTCGTGCGGGCAGTGCGTGCCCTGCCGGGTCGGGACCGTACGCCAGGAGGAGGCGCTGCACCGGATCGCCGAGCGCACCGGCGCGGCCGCGGCGCACGACGTCGCCCTGCTCAGGGAGGTCGGCCGCGCGATGCGGGACGCCTCGATCTGCGGTCTGGGGCAGACCGCGTGGAACGCCGTGGAATCCGCGATCGACCGTCTGGGGGTCTACGCATGACCGTGACACCGCTGGGGACTCCCCGCCGGCTGGTCGAGTTCACCCTCGACGGCGAACCGGTGCGGGCCCCCGAGGGATCGCCGCTTCTCGACGCCTGCCGGTCCGCGGGCAAGGACGTCCCGGCCCTGTGCCAAGGTGACACGCTGACCCCGAAGAACGCCTGCCGGATCTGTGTCGTCGAGGTCGAGGGCGCCCGCACCCTGGTCCCGGCCTGCTCGCGCGGCGCCGAGCAGGGCATGCGGGTACGGACGGACACGGAGCGCGTGCGCCACAGCCGCCGGATCGTCCTCGAACTGCTCGCCTCCTCGGTGGATCTGTCGACCACGCCCCGGGTGGCGGGGTGGATCGAGGAGTACGGGGCCGAGCCCGGCCGGTTCGGCCCCGACGCGGCCCGCGTCGACGAGGAGCCCCGGGTCGACAACACCCTGTACGTGCGCGACTACGACAAGTGCATCCTCTGCTACAAGTGCGTGGACGCCTGTGGCGACCAGTGGCAGAACACCTTCGCGATCGCGGTCGCCGGACGCGGTTTCGACGCCCGGATCGCGGTGGAGCACGACGCCCCGCTGACCGACTCGGCCTGCGTGTACTGCGGGAACTGCATAGAGGTCTGTCCGACGGGAGCGCTCTCCTTCAGGTCGGAGTTCGACATGCGGGCGGCGGGTACCTGGGACGAGTCCGCGCAGACGGCCACGACCACGGTGTGCGCGTACTGCGGTGTGGGCTGCAACCTCACGCTGCACGTGCAGGACAATGAGATCGTCAAGGTCACCTCTCCGCACGACAACCCGGTGACCCACGGCAATCTCTGCATCAAGGGCCGTTTCGGCTACCAGCACGTACAGAACCGGGACTGATCAGGACATGGGACGAGTCACGGAACGACGCAAGGTGATCCGCATCCGGGACGGGGCCGAGAGCACCCGCCCCGACACACTGGTCGCCGAGGAACCCCTGGAGATCCGCCTCAACGGGAGGGCGCTCGCCATCACCATGCGCACCCCGGGCGACGACTTCGCGCTCGCGGCGGGCTTCCTGGTCAGCGAGGGGGTCCTCGGCAGGGCGGAGGAACTGCAGAGCATCGTCTACTGCGCGGGCGCGACGGCGGACGGCTCGAACACGTACAACGTCGTGGACGTACGGACGGCGCCCGGCGTCGTCATGCCCGACATCACCCTCGAACGCAACGTCTACACGACGTCGTCCTGCGGTCTGTGCGGCAAGGCGAGCCTGGACGCGGTCCGTACGACCGCGCGCTGGACCATCGACGACGGTGACGACGCTCCCCCGGTCCGGCTGGAGCCCGCACTCCTCGCCGTCCTCCCCGACCGGCTGCGTGCGGCGCAGCGGGTTTTCGACCGGACCGGGGGTCTGCACGCCGCGGCGCTGTTCACGGAGGACGGCGAGCTGCTCGACGTGCGCGAGGACGTGGGCCGGCACAACGCGGTCGACAAGCTGGTCGGGCGCGCCCTTCAGGACGGGAGGCTGCCGCTCTCCCGGACCGTTCTGCTGGTGTCGGGGCGGGCCTCGTTCGAACTGGCGCAGAAGGCCGTCATGGCGGGCATCCCGGTCCTGGCGGCGGTCTCGGCCCCCTCGTCCCTCGCCGTGGACCTCGCCGCCGAGTCGGGCCTGACGCTGGTCGGATTCCTGCGCGGCGCCTCCATGAACGTGTACGCGGGCGAGCACCGCATCGCCCTGCGGGCCGCGGCCGCCCAGGGCTGACCGGCTCCCCGCGACACGGCGGCGGGGCCCCGACCGGCGGGGAGCGCCCCCTGCGCCGAAGGGGTCCCGCTGTGAGCTGTCCGGAGCCGGGCCGACGCGGCGGGGCCCGCCGGGCGGCCGGACGCCGCACGGGCTCCGCCCTTCCCGCCGCGCGCGCGGTGCGGGTCCGGCCGCGCGCGGCCACGACTCCCCGGGCCGCTGCGTGAGCCTTCGGTGCGGCGAGCCGGTGCGCGGCGCCCGACGTCGCCGGGCGCTTCCCCCCGCACGGCCGCGCTTCCCTCCGCACGACCGGCCCGTGCGCGGCGTCCGAGGGCGGCCTCGGCGGGCTCAGCCGGTGCTGAAGCTCACCTGCTCGACGGCGACGACCGTGCCCAGCCGGGGGAAGTCGAGGCGGACGGAGGCCTCGTGCTCGGCGGCGGTGAGGGCGGCCATCGCGTCCTCGGCGAAGACCAGGTCGTAGCCGAGGTCTCCGGCGGCGCGGGCGGTGGACTCGACCCCCAGGTTGGTGGCGATCCCGCCGAACACCAGGGTGGAGACGCCGCGTTCCCGCAGCCGCGCGTCGAGGCCGGTGCCCTGGAATCCGCCGATGGACCGCTTGACGATCTCCAGGTCCCCCTGCGCGGCGAGGCCGGCGACCAGACCGCTGCCCGGCGGCTGTTCGGCCACCCCGGGCCGTTCGACCCGGACCAGGACGACGAGCGCGCCCGCCTTGCGGAAGACGGTCGCCAGCTCCTCGGCGGCGGAGAGGACTGCGGTGCCGTCGCGCGGCTCCACGGGCAGCCCGACGATACGGTCCATCAGATCCACGAGCACCAGGGCGCTGCGCGCGGGATCGAGGGCGAGGCGGGGTGCGGTTTCGGGTGCGGTCATGACGGAACGTTAGCCGCCCCTGGCTGTCCGTACCGGAAATCCGGATCAACCAGCCCGTGAACTGATCCCGTTCGGCCCTCGGACCGAGGGCCCCTCGCGCCCGGTGAACCCCCAAAATCTGGCGTGAACACGACCGGTGCCTGCGGCTTGTGGGGTGCTCAGGGGCCCAAGTAGCCTCTGTGGCCCGCACATCGGACGTGGGATGTCGGACGTCCGATGTCAGCCTCCGGATCACCCTGATCGCCCAGCCGCAGGAAGGGCAGGTCGCACCATGCCGTCAAGCCTCCGCGCTCGTCTGAGATCCACCGCGGCAGCCGCCCTCACGGCCGCCCTCACCGCGGCCGCGCTGATCGCGCTGCCCGGCCCGGCCGGGGCCCAACAGGCCACCGCTCCGGCCGAGTTCGAGCAGCAGGTGCTCTTCAAGGCGGCCCAGGACCCGGGCTACGCCTGTTTCCGCATCCCCGCCGTCGTCCGGACGCCGCGGGGCACCCTGCTGGCGTTCGCCGAGGGACGCGTCCACGACTGCGGTGACGCGGGCGACATCGACATCGTCGTCAAGCGGTCGACGGACGGCGGCCGGACCTGGGGCCCGCTCCAGGTCGTGAACGAGGGCGCGGGTGACACGCACGGCAACCCCGCGCCCGTCGTGGACGCGCGGACCGGCCGTGTGGTGCTGGCCGAGACGTACAACACGGGCCGTACGGACGGCCGCAGTTGTGACGTCCCCTGTGACCGCACCCCGCATCTGCAGTACAGCGACGACGACGGTCTCAGCTGGTCGGCGCCGAGGGACCTGAGCGACGAGATCCTCCCGCCGGAGTGGAACTCCTGGTACGCCACCGGTCCCGTGCACGGCATCCAGCTGACCCGCGGCCGGCACACCGGACGCCTGGTCTTCGGCGTCAACACCGAGACGTGGGACGGCAGCCGGGTGACCGCCAACAACGCCGCCCTCATCACCAGCGACGACGGCGGGAGCCACTGGCGGATCGGCGCCACCGACTCGTGGCCCATCGCCGACGACGGCACCTTCCGCCAGAAGCCGTCCGAACTGACGCTCACCCAGCGGACCGACGGCGCCGTGCTCGTCAGCGGGCGCGAGCAGGACGGCACCGATCTCGGCCACCGCACCCAGGCCGTCAGCCGGGACGGCGGCGACACCTTCACCGCCCCCTTCCGCGACCTCCCGGACCTCTACGCGCCCCAGGTACAGGGTTCCGTCCTGCGCCTGGACGACCGGATGCTGCTGGCCTGCCCCGGCGATCCCGACCGCCGCAGGACCATGATGATCCGTTCCTCCTACGACGGGGGCCGCACCTGGGACAGCGTGGACCGCGGCACGGTCGTCACCACGGACTGGTCCGGCTACTCGGACCTGACCCGGATCGACGGCGACACCGTGGGACTGCTGTACGAGGGCGGCGCGGTCGACGCGCGCGACGAGATCCGCTTCGCCCGCTTCACCGAGAGCCGGCTCACGCCACGCCGGGGACCGGACCCCACGACGGCCGACCTCGCCCCGCGCACCGCACGGGCCGCGGTGCTCGGCGGCCCCCGCGCGACGACGGGCGTCCTGGGCGGCGCCCTGGAGTTCGACGGCGCCGATGACGCCGTACGGCTGCCGTACCAGGACCGTCTGCCCCTCGGCGCCGAGGACTTCACCGCGTCCCTGTGGTTCCGCTACACGGCGACCACCGGGGAGCAGCCGCTGCTGTGGATGGGCGGGATCGGCACCACGCAGCCGCAGGTGTGGATGCGCGCGGAGCCCGCGTCCGACCGGATCACCGCGCTGATCACCACCCGCAACGGCGCGACGCCCCCGGCCACCGCGTCGGTACGCCTCCCGGGCGCCCGCGACGACGGCCGGTGGCACCACCTCGTGCTGCGCCGCGACAGGAGCGCCGGGCTGCTCACGCTCTTCGTCGACGGTACGTCGGTGAGCGCCGCGGACGTGCCCGGATCGGTCAGCCGCAACTCGCCGTTCGGAGTGCATGTGGGACAACGGATGGACAGCCGGGCCTACTTCACCGGGGCGATCGACGAGGTACAGGTCTACGACCGGGCGTTGAGCGACGCGGAGCTGTCCGCACCTCCGGACCGGAAGGCGGGCCGGGACGCCGTCCTGTACCTGCCTCTGGACGATGTGCGCGGCGGCCGCTGACCACGCCTGCCCGTCCGTGCACGACGCCGCGTCCGCACGGCACCGCTCACGCGGGACGACGGCTTCGGCCGCGGCCGTCCGCCGGGCGCGGTCCGCCGCCCTGCCCGCGCCCGACGGGGAGGGCGGCGGCGCGTACGGGTCACGGCGGTGGCGGGGGCGCCCTCAGCCGGAGCGTCGCGCCGTACCGACCGCGGGG
This region includes:
- a CDS encoding MFS transporter small subunit, with translation MTTPSSPSSPPDRRPLIAFSWLWVGAPLCYGLYELVLKVKQLFTG
- a CDS encoding OFA family MFS transporter, with product MSPPVAPPGWSRWLVPPAALSVHLSIGQAYAWSVFKPPLESALGLSGTQSALPFQLGIVMLGLSAAFGGTLVERNGPRWAMTVALVCFSSGFLIASLGAATEQYWLIVFGYGFVGGIGLGIGYISPVSTLIKWFPDRPGMATGIAIMGFGGGALIASPWSAQMLKSFGSDSSGIALAFLVHGLSYAVFMTLGVLLVRVPRSEKPVEARPGPLDGVQVSARNAVRTPQFWCLWLVLCMNVTAGIGILEKAAPMITDFFADSSTPVSVSAAAGFVALLSAANMAGRIGWSSTSDLIGRKNIYRVYLGVGALMYLLISQFGDSSKPLFIICALVILSFYGGGFATVPAYLKDLFGTYQVGAIHGRLLTAWSTAGVLGPLIVNWIADRQKDAGKHGAELYDISFLIMIGLLAVGFVANELIRPVHARHHVPAPREAADDDSVQPQQSA
- a CDS encoding aldo/keto reductase, which codes for MSARTTTAGTAGTWRLGDLTVNRIGFGAMRLTGTAPFGGGVPRDRERSIAVLRRAVELGVNHIDTAAFYFSATRSANELINRALAPYPRDLVIATKVWPGRDASGAWWWADPAQLRGQVEENLRQLGRDHLDVVNLRVPPSRRTGSIAEHFGALAELRDAGLIRHLGVSHVTAGQLAEARAIAPVVCVQNPYGIGASAEDASLLRICGELGLAFVPFFAIAGAGREAGPGARDGETVRAVARAHQASVAQVRLAWTLRQGPHVLAIPGTGDPDHLAQNMAAAALRLTADESARLAAPER
- a CDS encoding 2-dehydropantoate 2-reductase — its product is MKVAVLGAGAIGAYVGAALHRAGADVHLIARGPHLAAMRRHGVQVHSPRGDFTARAHATDDPAEVGPVDYVFLGLKANSYAACGPLIEPLLHRDTAVVAAQNGIPWWYFHRHGGPHDGHRVESVDPDGAVSAVLAPERAVGCVVYAATELEGPGVVRHLEGTRFSIGEPDRSLSPRCRTLSEAMRAGGLKCPVESDLRNDIWLKLLGNISFNPISALSRATMRQMCLHGGTRKVIEIMMAETLAVARALGCEVGVSIERRLAGAERVGDHRTSTLQDLERGKPLELDVLLAAVVELAEITGVPVPTLRTVHALSDLLASRTAA
- a CDS encoding molybdopterin oxidoreductase family protein produces the protein MRKREPRIYTRLTHPLVRDSRDEPFRRATWDEALSRAAAGLHAARGAFGMFSCARATNEMNFVAQKFARVVMGTNNVDSCNRTCHAPSVAGLSAAFGSGGGTSSYAEVEETDLVVMWGSNARFAHPIFFQHVLRGIRNGARMYAVDPRRTSTAEWAEGWLGLNVGTDIPMAHAIGREIIHAGLVNHAFVRRATSGFEEYARLVEPWTLSLAEKVTGVPAAAIRELAHAYARAERAQLCWTLGITEHHNGTDNVRALINLSLLTGHVGRPGSGLQPLRGQNNVQGGGDMGAIPNRLPGFQDILDPDARAKFESAWNTVIEPHHGLNLTEMFEAMEEGTLKAVYCIGENPAQSEADSEQAVRRLGALDFLVVQDIFLTRTAELADVVLPATAGWAETEGTTTNSERRVQRVRAAVTPPGEAREDIDILRDLAARLGHEWKYDDSEAVWDELRSLSPDHHGMTYARLEEEQGIQWPCPDPTRLEPPHLHGRLWADDPAERGRRAPFGLVAHDPPVDLTDETYPIRLTTGRRLDSYNTGVQSGGFASPLRRGEYVELCPEDAERYGVVVGEEVQVSSRRGSVRAPVWIDTALRPGLAFMTMHFPDDVDTNRLTIEANCPIAGTAEFKASAIRIDKLPVTAVRS
- a CDS encoding NAD(P)H-dependent oxidoreductase subunit E codes for the protein MDLHFGDSKPSDEERAAVDALLGPPESSWEGADRSDADLRWARGGREARARRDLLLPGLHAVNDRVGWISEGALAYLCRRLTVPPAEAYGVATFYAMFSVKPRPATVLHVCTDLACLAAGAPELCEGVESRLGPGSGVSVQRGPCLGLCERAPAALAIRAGDPVRTAVAAPATVERAVLAASAPGSAAGEPPAERALPQAGDPSLILLRRVGVVDPADLDDYRAHGGYTALRRAFALGPAGVVREVTESGLVGRGGAAFPTGRKWQATASRPETPHYLVCNADESEPGTFKDRVLMEGDPYALVEAMTVAGYATGAHQGYLYLRGEYPRALRRMEHAIGRARARGLLGDDVLGQGYAFDIEIRRGAGAYVCGEETALFNSIEGHRGEPRTKPPFPVEKGLFGRPTAENNVETLVNVLPVLTMGAEAYAAIGTAGSTGPKLYCVSGSVERPGVWELPFGATLRELLERAGVREGLRAVLLGGAAGGFVRPDELDVPLTFEGTREAGTTLGSGVVMAFDDTVPLPRLLLRIAAFFRDESCGQCVPCRVGTVRQEEALHRIAERTGAAAAHDVALLREVGRAMRDASICGLGQTAWNAVESAIDRLGVYA